In one window of Candidatus Sulfuricurvum sp. RIFRC-1 DNA:
- a CDS encoding TetR/AcrR family transcriptional regulator — protein MKKPKKITTKERIKNTAIELFNLHDSLSITTNHIAKAAGISAGNLYYHYRNKEEIIREIYAEMSERIESLKSFEKMLSSPNPLNVLDESFDHYGDLFWEYRFLMRDAPVLMALDGELKRAFVVNQERRINQIAGVIRYLLSEEILEHIDKEEIPLRAKLYWFVTAYWQVFASMDGEVSRESIRETKEAMFKIHIAPFLSERGRGMIDA, from the coding sequence ATGAAAAAACCAAAAAAGATCACAACCAAAGAGCGAATTAAAAACACCGCCATCGAGCTGTTTAATCTCCATGATTCGCTCTCAATCACGACCAACCATATTGCTAAAGCGGCAGGGATATCGGCGGGAAATCTCTACTATCATTACCGCAACAAAGAAGAGATTATCCGAGAAATCTACGCTGAAATGTCGGAACGGATCGAATCGCTAAAGAGTTTTGAAAAAATGCTCAGTTCACCTAACCCCTTAAATGTATTAGATGAATCGTTCGATCATTACGGCGATCTGTTTTGGGAATATCGATTTTTGATGCGGGATGCTCCGGTATTAATGGCGCTAGATGGCGAGCTAAAAAGGGCGTTTGTCGTTAATCAGGAGAGGCGGATCAATCAGATAGCAGGGGTGATCCGATATTTGCTCAGCGAAGAGATATTGGAACATATCGACAAAGAGGAGATCCCTTTGCGTGCCAAGCTCTATTGGTTCGTCACGGCGTATTGGCAAGTGTTCGCCTCGATGGATGGCGAAGTGAGTCGTGAATCGATACGAGAGACGAAAGAGGCAATGTTTAAAATCCATATCGCCCCGTTTTTGTCGGAGAGAGGGCGAGGGATGATAGACGCTTAA
- the recQ gene encoding DNA helicase RecQ, which produces MSESLTDKYKVLKHTFGFSSFREMQEDAVDAILSRRDLAMLLPTGGGKSLCYQLPTLLMDGITIVVSPLIALMHDQVIALKELGIEAEMISSSQSPQEQQEAFSKAKNGVLKLLYIAPERLANVSFLSWLETLDINFFVIDEAHCISEWGHEFRDDYRRLGELRSAFPHTPIAAFTATATPKVREDILSQLGLNDPLILRAPVLRKNIKITVRERDGGWRNELMNILKEHEGESGIVYAFSRKETEELAEFLSKKGIKCLAYHAGMSGSIRHDTHTSFLNDETQIIVATVAFGMGIDKGDIRFVIHTSLPKTIENYYQEIGRAGRDGIDSEAILFYSGTDFYNKKRLIDEGSDPQYREMILSKLRASMDYATAEECRHRLIASYFSDTIAPCGDKCDNCVGSDIQKQEITTPAQKFLSCLYKTGERFGATYISEVLCGEEKEKILSNSHQNLSVFGIGKELSKTTWSTISKRLIELGAIEPDEYKALKITPIGADILRGKTAVHIRSDRLSTKKVTVKTKHSDLNTPKYFENFKALRAAIAKEHRIPAYIVFGDKTLYSLAEQLPSTKEEMLGISGIGEVKFERYGEAFLNLSHELREKERD; this is translated from the coding sequence TTGAGCGAATCCTTAACCGACAAATACAAAGTTCTCAAACACACCTTTGGTTTCTCCAGTTTTAGAGAGATGCAAGAAGATGCGGTAGACGCGATTCTGAGCCGTCGTGATTTGGCAATGTTACTCCCTACCGGAGGGGGAAAATCGCTCTGCTATCAGCTTCCAACACTTCTGATGGATGGGATCACGATTGTCGTCTCTCCCCTCATCGCCCTCATGCATGATCAGGTGATTGCCCTCAAAGAGCTCGGGATCGAAGCGGAGATGATCTCCTCATCGCAATCGCCGCAAGAACAACAAGAGGCATTTTCCAAGGCTAAAAACGGCGTTTTAAAACTCCTCTACATCGCCCCCGAAAGACTGGCAAACGTCTCCTTTCTCTCATGGCTCGAAACGCTCGATATCAACTTTTTCGTCATCGACGAAGCCCACTGTATCAGTGAGTGGGGGCATGAGTTTCGTGATGATTACCGACGGCTGGGTGAGTTGCGCTCCGCTTTTCCTCATACCCCTATCGCCGCCTTCACCGCTACCGCCACACCAAAAGTACGGGAAGACATCCTCTCGCAACTGGGGCTCAACGATCCGCTGATCCTCCGCGCCCCGGTACTGCGTAAAAACATCAAGATCACTGTTCGAGAACGTGATGGCGGATGGCGCAATGAGCTGATGAATATTTTAAAAGAGCACGAAGGGGAGAGTGGAATTGTCTATGCTTTCTCCCGTAAAGAGACCGAAGAGCTCGCCGAATTTCTCTCCAAAAAAGGGATCAAATGTTTAGCCTATCATGCGGGGATGAGCGGCTCCATACGTCACGATACCCATACATCGTTTCTAAACGACGAAACGCAGATCATTGTCGCCACCGTCGCATTCGGGATGGGAATCGATAAAGGAGATATTCGCTTCGTCATCCACACCTCACTTCCTAAAACCATCGAAAACTACTATCAGGAGATCGGACGTGCCGGACGGGATGGAATCGACTCCGAAGCGATACTCTTTTATTCGGGAACTGATTTTTACAACAAAAAACGGCTTATCGATGAGGGGAGTGACCCCCAATATCGCGAGATGATCCTTAGCAAGCTCCGCGCATCGATGGATTACGCAACTGCCGAGGAGTGCCGCCATCGTCTAATAGCCTCCTATTTCAGCGATACAATCGCCCCTTGCGGTGACAAATGCGACAACTGTGTGGGCAGTGATATCCAAAAGCAAGAAATAACCACCCCCGCCCAAAAGTTCCTCTCCTGTCTCTATAAAACGGGTGAGCGATTCGGAGCCACCTATATCTCGGAAGTTCTCTGTGGAGAGGAAAAAGAGAAAATCCTCTCCAATTCTCATCAAAATTTGAGCGTTTTCGGGATCGGAAAAGAGCTATCTAAAACCACATGGAGCACCATCTCCAAAAGACTCATCGAACTCGGTGCTATAGAGCCCGATGAGTACAAAGCACTAAAAATCACCCCAATCGGAGCCGACATATTGAGAGGAAAAACGGCTGTTCATATCCGATCAGATCGTCTATCGACCAAAAAAGTAACCGTTAAAACCAAACACTCCGATCTCAACACCCCAAAATACTTCGAAAACTTCAAAGCCCTCCGTGCCGCCATCGCCAAAGAGCACCGCATCCCTGCCTACATCGTCTTCGGAGATAAAACCCTCTACTCCCTTGCCGAACAACTCCCTAGCACCAAAGAGGAGATGTTGGGTATCAGCGGTATCGGAGAGGTAAAATTCGAACGATACGGAGAAGCATTTTTGAACCTCTCGCATGAGTTGAGGGAAAAAGAGAGGGATTGA